In Triticum aestivum cultivar Chinese Spring chromosome 5B, IWGSC CS RefSeq v2.1, whole genome shotgun sequence, the following proteins share a genomic window:
- the LOC123113577 gene encoding putative ALA-interacting subunit 2 — MDEAGTSSSAGSAPRGGRPARSGVFYKFTQQDLPAWKPAMTPGYVIAIFLIIGIIFVPLGLICLQASNRVAEIVHRYDIDCVPNAYRSNKQAYIKDSSISKECIQKVKVQYHMKAPIYVYYELDNFYQNHRRYIKSRSDKQLRYGLKYTDSSCSPIEKSDGLPIVPCGLIAWSLFNDTYDFTRGSMGIVVDRKNISWRSDREHKYGKDVYPFNFQNGSLIGGGKLDPDIPLSNQEDLIVWMRAAALPQFRKLYGVIEEDIQADEIITMHITNNYNTYSFGGKKSLVLTTSTWLGGKNDFLGYAYLITGSLSIFLSILFALIHVKIPRPHGDAAYLSWSRKNGNN, encoded by the exons TATTCTATAAGTTCACCCAGCAGGATCTTCCAGCTTGGAAACCGGCAATGACACCAGGATAC GTGATAGCCATTTTCTTGATAATTGGGATTATTTTTGTACCGCTTGGACTAATTTGTCTTCAAGCTTCAAACAGA GTTGCAGAAATCGTTCACCGTTATGATATTGATTGTGTACCTAATGCTTACAGAAGCAATAAGCAGGCCTATATCAAAGACAGCTCGATTTCGAAGGAATGCATTCAGAAAGTGAAG GTACAATACCACATGAAAGCTCCAATTTATGTGTATTATGAACTCGACAACTTCTACCAGAATCATCGTAG GTATATCAAAAGTAGAAGCGACAAGCAACTACGCTATGGGCTGAAATACACTGATAGCTCATGCAGTCCAATAGAAAAGAGCGACGGCCTTCCAATTGTTCCCTGTGGATTGATTGCCTGGAGCTTGTTCAATGATACTTATGATTTTACCCGTGGATCCATGGGAATAGTGGTTGATCGGAAAAATATTTCATGGAGAAGTGATCGGGAGCATAAGTATGGCAAGGATGTCTATCCTTTCAACTTTCAGAATGGATCTTTGATTGGAGGAGGAAAACTTGACCCTGATATACCA CTAAGCAATCAGGAAGATCTTATCGTGTGGATGCGCGCAGCTGCTCTTCCCCAGTTTCGAAAGCTGTATGGTGTCATCGAAGAGGATATACAAGCTGATGAAATCATTACCATGCACATAACAAACAATTACAATACCTACAGCTTTGGTGGAAAGAAAAGCCTGGTTCTTACAACATCAACCTGGCTAGGTGGCAAGAATGACTTTCTTGGATATGCATATCTTATCACTGGTTCCTTGAGCATTTTCTTGTCGATTCTCTTTGCTCTGATCCATGTGAAAATCCCAAG GCCACATGGTGATGCTGCTTACCTATCTTGGAGCAGGAAAAACGGCAATAACTAA